The DNA sequence CAAAACTCTTTACTCCATTGGCCCGAGACTGAAAGCATTTTCTGATTGGCTTCTCAAGATAATGGTGTCAGGTGATTTGGAAGCCATTTTCCCAGCTGCTACCCGTGAATATGCACCATTGGTTGAGGAGTTGTGGAATGATTCAGCCATTCAAGCTACATTCAAGAGGAGAAGTGAATTGGAAATGTTACCTGGTGTTGCTACTTATTTCATAGGGAGGGTAAGATAATGGCCTGTGCTCTGAGTTCTAAATCTTCGAAACTGTTATAGAGATAATCATGCCATTCACAAGTATTACATGTGCCTAATTTAATCTACCTAATCTGGCCCAAAAGACTGGGGATGCACAGTATCTTGAAAAGAGAATATAAATGACCCTGTACCTTTTAAGATCTTTAAACCCTTAAAGATACAGTTGTAGTTATAAAAGGGCACTCAGAACAAGAGTGGAAGCAGCTGATTTGGTAGGGAGTGCCCCTGAAAAAGCATGTCTAATTATATGTTTATATCCTTTTGACATGTTTAGAGTTCGTTGTAGTAAAATCAAGTATTGTTTGGCTCCGAAAATGCTTGGTTGGCATAAAAGTGCTTGGAGCCGCATACTGTTGCTTGGTTTACAATTCCACATTTCAGTTCTGGCCTTGTAATTGTTAAAATTTCTCATTTGTATTCCTTTTCCCTGTTCAGGCTGTTGACATATTAAGAGTAGACTATGAGCCCTCGGATCTGGATATTCTATACGCTGAAGGTGTTACTTCATCTAATGGGCTTGCTTGTGTAGACTTCTCATTTCCACCGTCGGCATCTGAAGATAACATCAATCATAATAATGATCAGCAGGACTCTTTGCTTAGGTCTGCTATAGTGTTTATTGTACATTTCCGATGAATTAACTTCATTGAAATAAGTTAACAGTGATAATATCGAAATATTTAGATAGTTCCCTTGCACTGTTTGACACGTTGACTGCTCTATATTTTATAACTTTGATTTATACTTCTACTGTATGCCAATACTTCTTGCTTTGATGGGTTTGACTGTACACTAACGTTTCTCGTATCTGGTTGCTTCTCAGGTACCAATTGATTAGAGTAAATGCTAGAGGACTTGGAGAAAACTGCAAATGGTTGGagatgtttgaagatgttggaaTGGTCATATTCTGTGTATCCTTGAGCGACTATGATCAGTTTTCTGTGGATGGTAGTGGGTCCTTTTCAAACAAGATGCTACAGACCAGAAGTttctttgaaagcatcattacTCATCCAACATTTGAACATATGGACTTCCTTTTGATTCTAAACAAGTTTGATGTGCTTGAGGAAAAGGTAGAAAGGGTACCACTTACTCATTGTGACTGGTTTGATGATTTCCATCCAGTGGATAGCCGTCATCGGTCCAGCAGCAACAACAGTAGCAACAACATTAATAGTAGCCCCTCGCTGGGTCATCTAGCAGCTCACTACATTGCAGTAAAGTTCAAGAGGCTATATTCTTCTCTAACTGGAAAGAAACTGTACGTTTCTCTGGTAAAAGGGTTGCAGCCTAATAGCGTAGATGCAGCTCTTAaatattcaagggagattttaaAATGGGATGAAGAGAGAGGCAACTTCAGCTTTGATTACTCTGTCTATAGCACTGAGGCAAGCTCTTATTCACATTGATGTCAAACTGATGAGGCTTGTAAATGAGTTTGTATTTTTGTGGGAGACTAAGCAACCACTGTAAATGTAATGGTTTGTATATGAGCAATAGAAAGATTGTTCCTTTCACCGGTCCTTGCTGGTTCAAGATACGAAAGATCAttatattttacacaaaaaagCATGTGAGGCAATTACAGGACACCGTTTATCCTCAACCTGTGCTTCTCCATTACTTGCAGCCTTCATTTGATGTAGTTCTGGATAGGCATGATAATGCAGGTTCTCAACTGGGTAAGAATTGGAGAACAAAAGAGTCGTATACACAATGAATGCAGGGGAAATTCTATTCCATTTTCTTTGCATAAGCACCACTGATATACAAGCCAAAAATAGAAGGATCAGCTGCAAATTGTATTACTATAAATTAAATTGATTACAATTGAGTTTTCTGTGATCCCCAAAATTCTCCATGGCACGGAGAACCACCAAAgttgaaggaaaaaagaagaatcaatAATATACATACATAAAGGAATCTTCAGTCATCTACAAAACTATATCGAGTCTGCTCTTGTGCACTCAGTAAGATATTCTTAGTAGCCCAACCCCGGGCCACCATTTGTTCATTCAACAGGTACATATCGCCCTGTGCACGCCGTTTGCACTCATCAATCAATTTTGGCCATTCTTTTAGAGCCGAGTCTAATGCATCTCTAGCATCTACCTTGTCCGCCCACCTATTCTCGTCCATAAGCAGGACTTTGCGGATATAGCATGCCTACATAATGAACTGGTTAATGGGGGAAGAACTCACTAATTTAATAATATTGCAAAAGTTTTCCTCTTCTATTTATATTCTGACAAAAACATCTGTCACCTGCAACAGACCCTTGATAATATCTGTAGTGCTGGCTCTTTCCCGTAGACAAAGAAGAATTCCATGCTGTAATTGATTAAGGAGTTGAAATTAAGATCATTACAGAGTAGATGATACATGAGCACATGACACACATGTTGAACATCCATCAATAAACTTACTTGCTTAGTTCTTCGTTTTCTTGTATAAAATGTCTCCATGGATATGAAGTAATAATCATCATCACTAGTAGATCTCATCGCCATCATGGATAACTTGGGGATTTGATTCTTTGGATCCAAGTACCCTATTCTGATGGGCCATAATCCTTTGTCTGATTCAAACCTCAGTTACTAGCTTTAGCTTATAGGCACTtacaataaaagaaacaaacattGAAACAAGGCTACGAAAGAAATGCATGTGTAAGACCTAACCTTTGCTCTGCAGGAAATCGATTCCTTCTTCTTTACTCACTTCTGCAGGTGAAGGAACTTTACCTAACTTGATCCAAGTATTTAGCACAATTTCAAGTCTATCCTGaaagaacaataaaaaatgAGATGCTGAAGCAAAACATGTATTAAGGAATTGCAGTTCCATTAATCCTCTAAAACAGGGAAATTGTACAGGTACAAATTGGTGTCATAGCGAGACTACCAAGCACATGCTTCTAAAATAGCAGAGGTAAAAGGGAGAATGCTCACTCACCTTACTTAATGTTTGTAAATGGACATGTTTAAGCCCTTGATATATTCCACAAAGGTCAAGTGCTGAGAAGATGGGGTATACAACAAAGGGCAAGCCTGTCCGCAACCTGGAATGTCAGCCAAAAGTTAGAAATGTATAGGAACAATAGGATTCGATAACATATCAGTGAAGACACAAAACAGAATAACTAATTCCCGAATATGGAAGTAAAAAAGAACCTTTGGTTGTTCTTCAACAACATATTCAATAATGCAGCAAGCAAAAGGCCAAGGTTATCAAAGCACACTGTTTGAATCTGAAAACCATATTATCAGTTGGGATATACAGAAGGATAGTTGATAGAACCTCAATGTTAGGAAAGATTATATACCTGTGCCTTTGCC is a window from the Rosa chinensis cultivar Old Blush chromosome 2, RchiOBHm-V2, whole genome shotgun sequence genome containing:
- the LOC112185676 gene encoding protein root UVB sensitive 4 isoform X2 translates to MFRAIGIGYSRSLPAAAALNWVLKDGLGRLSRCIYTASLASAFDTNLKRVRFSTSVLFTLSIGVELLTPAYPQYFLLLASLANVAKQISLACYIATSSAVHRSFAIADNLGELSAKAQIQTVCFDNLGLLLAALLNMLLKNNQRLRTGLPFVVYPIFSALDLCGIYQGLKHVHLQTLSKDRLEIVLNTWIKLGKVPSPAEVSKEEGIDFLQSKDKGLWPIRIGYLDPKNQIPKLSMMAMRSTSDDDYYFISMETFYTRKRRTKQHGILLCLRERASTTDIIKGLLQACYIRKVLLMDENRWADKVDARDALDSALKEWPKLIDECKRRAQGDMYLLNEQMVARGWATKNILLSAQEQTRYSFVDD